One genomic region from Cellulomonas fengjieae encodes:
- a CDS encoding DUF4214 domain-containing protein yields MRVPGAVRRWLVAGICVLTVLTGTAPAVAAPLASATAQEVAVERYVVRVYRDLFGRAPDPTGLGTWRAAILDGRPRVEVANAITSSHEYRTRLITGTYERFLGRGPDAVGLSNWVDALASGWTVSHVSAGFLASDEHYQQAGSTRAGWVVRLYDDVLGRTPGQSEVDFWVRELARGASRWDVSLGFLLSWEHLSTVVDGYYEQLLGRHLDPTGQRTWVSALQGGVHDEEIIGGIIASAEYWNTATAATPASVVVSVRPERATAGQPVAVTVTSHDVLGSLLADVTGEAVLTVDGSGAWCVRASCTIPEAGPQVIEASWRGLTASVPVVVDAGPAASLTVTPATASVADGASVVFSAAGRDAFGNAGADLTAQADFAVDGNPAACVGARCRPVGAGAHQVTASLTSSPAVTGSATIQVAAPGPVRYRAFEWGGYGQDRPGYVDGGVLGATAQWAAVSVSTSHTLGIKTDGSLWSWGDNRLGQLGDGTTTDRELPEPLGTRTDWASVSAGDEFSLAVAKDGTLWAWGYASQGHPGDATTVRWSPERIGTSTDWASAVASGGFAVATKRDGSLWAWGDNYAGQLGDGTTTDRVAPARVGTGTWSSVAVGFDHVVGIASDGTLWAWGVRSRRGMVTESALSPVQLGTANDWRTVAAGYEVSGAIRADGSLWTWGTSASTELLGDGSTAGRVDPVQVGAGTSWTSVSFGYEHAVALDSAGGLWRWGVPELAPHGSAGVPLPARVGTDTGWTSAGAGYGYTIALRP; encoded by the coding sequence GTGAGAGTGCCCGGTGCCGTCCGACGATGGCTCGTCGCGGGGATCTGTGTCCTCACCGTGCTCACCGGAACCGCCCCCGCGGTCGCCGCGCCGCTGGCGTCCGCGACGGCCCAGGAGGTGGCAGTCGAGCGCTACGTGGTCCGGGTGTACCGGGACCTGTTCGGCCGCGCGCCGGACCCGACCGGGCTGGGGACGTGGCGGGCAGCGATCCTCGACGGTCGGCCGCGCGTGGAGGTGGCGAACGCGATCACGTCCAGCCACGAGTACCGCACGCGGCTGATCACCGGGACGTACGAGCGGTTCCTGGGTCGCGGCCCCGACGCCGTGGGCCTGAGCAACTGGGTGGACGCGCTGGCCTCCGGCTGGACGGTCTCCCACGTCAGTGCGGGCTTCCTGGCGTCCGACGAGCACTACCAGCAGGCCGGTTCCACGCGCGCGGGCTGGGTGGTGCGCCTGTACGACGACGTGCTCGGTCGCACCCCCGGGCAGTCCGAGGTGGACTTCTGGGTGCGGGAGCTGGCGCGCGGGGCGAGCCGCTGGGACGTCTCGCTGGGCTTCCTGCTGTCCTGGGAGCACCTGTCGACCGTCGTGGACGGGTACTACGAGCAGCTGCTCGGGCGGCACCTGGACCCGACCGGCCAGCGCACCTGGGTCTCCGCGCTGCAGGGCGGCGTGCACGACGAGGAGATCATCGGCGGCATCATCGCCAGCGCCGAGTACTGGAACACCGCCACGGCCGCCACGCCCGCCTCCGTCGTCGTGTCGGTCCGGCCCGAGCGGGCGACGGCCGGACAGCCGGTCGCCGTCACCGTCACCTCGCACGACGTCCTCGGCTCGCTGCTCGCCGACGTCACCGGCGAGGCGGTGCTCACCGTCGACGGGTCCGGCGCGTGGTGCGTCCGAGCAAGCTGCACCATCCCCGAGGCCGGTCCGCAGGTTATCGAGGCCTCCTGGCGCGGGTTGACGGCCTCCGTCCCCGTGGTCGTCGACGCCGGCCCGGCGGCGTCGCTGACGGTCACGCCGGCGACCGCGTCGGTCGCCGACGGTGCCTCGGTGGTCTTCTCCGCGGCCGGGCGCGACGCGTTCGGGAACGCCGGCGCCGACCTGACGGCGCAGGCGGACTTCGCGGTCGACGGCAACCCGGCGGCGTGCGTCGGCGCGCGGTGCCGCCCGGTGGGCGCGGGTGCTCACCAGGTGACGGCGTCGCTCACGAGCTCCCCGGCGGTCACGGGGTCGGCGACGATCCAGGTCGCCGCGCCCGGGCCGGTGCGGTACCGCGCGTTCGAGTGGGGCGGCTACGGCCAGGATCGACCCGGGTACGTCGACGGTGGGGTGCTCGGGGCGACGGCGCAGTGGGCAGCCGTCTCGGTCAGCACCTCGCACACGCTCGGGATCAAGACCGACGGCTCCCTGTGGTCCTGGGGCGACAACCGGCTGGGTCAGCTCGGCGACGGGACCACCACCGATCGCGAGCTCCCGGAGCCGCTCGGGACCCGGACCGACTGGGCGTCGGTGTCCGCGGGCGACGAGTTCTCGCTCGCGGTGGCGAAGGACGGGACCCTGTGGGCCTGGGGGTACGCCAGCCAGGGTCATCCAGGGGACGCCACGACCGTCAGGTGGTCGCCGGAGCGGATCGGGACGAGCACGGACTGGGCCTCCGCGGTCGCCAGCGGCGGGTTCGCTGTGGCGACGAAGCGGGACGGGTCCCTCTGGGCCTGGGGCGACAACTACGCGGGACAGCTGGGCGACGGCACCACCACCGACCGCGTCGCGCCTGCGCGGGTGGGGACGGGTACCTGGTCGTCGGTGGCCGTGGGCTTCGACCACGTGGTCGGGATCGCGTCGGACGGCACCCTGTGGGCGTGGGGCGTGCGATCCCGAAGGGGGATGGTCACCGAGTCGGCGCTCTCGCCGGTGCAACTGGGGACGGCGAACGACTGGCGGACGGTCGCGGCCGGGTACGAGGTGTCCGGCGCGATCCGCGCGGACGGCTCGCTGTGGACGTGGGGCACCAGCGCGAGCACCGAACTGCTCGGCGACGGCAGCACCGCCGGACGGGTCGACCCCGTCCAGGTCGGCGCGGGCACGTCGTGGACGTCCGTGAGCTTCGGCTATGAGCACGCGGTGGCGCTCGACAGCGCCGGCGGCCTGTGGCGGTGGGGTGTGCCCGAGCTCGCGCCGCACGGCAGCGCCGGGGTCCCGCTCCCCGCCCGGGTCGGCACGGACACCGGCTGGACGTCAGCCGGCGCCGGGTACGGCTACACGATCGCCCTGCGTCCCTGA
- a CDS encoding GNAT family N-acetyltransferase gives MAVEVLPALGRYDDFFEVVGVKKPGGGGCWCMAYRDSRVPNDARGAYMRDECATAPGPGVLAFVDGVVAGWCSVAPRSTYRRLMRSRTIPFVDERDPWSIVCFVVRPAFRRRGLMHELLEGAVAHAATNGAEVVEGYPVEIDGGDRVELGSGYVGTARLFESAGFTRAAATTGHSGGRPRVVMRKELSSGR, from the coding sequence ATGGCCGTGGAGGTACTGCCCGCACTCGGACGCTACGACGACTTCTTCGAGGTCGTCGGGGTCAAGAAGCCCGGCGGCGGGGGCTGCTGGTGCATGGCGTACCGGGACAGCCGGGTGCCGAACGACGCCCGGGGCGCGTACATGCGTGACGAGTGCGCCACGGCGCCCGGACCGGGCGTGCTGGCGTTCGTGGACGGCGTGGTCGCGGGCTGGTGCTCGGTCGCCCCTCGCAGCACCTACCGCCGGCTGATGCGCTCCCGGACCATCCCGTTCGTCGACGAGCGGGACCCGTGGAGCATCGTCTGCTTCGTCGTGCGACCGGCGTTCCGGCGTCGCGGGCTGATGCACGAGCTGCTCGAGGGTGCGGTCGCGCACGCCGCCACGAACGGCGCCGAGGTGGTGGAGGGCTACCCCGTCGAGATCGACGGCGGTGACCGGGTCGAACTCGGCTCGGGGTACGTGGGCACCGCCCGGCTGTTCGAGTCGGCGGGCTTCACCAGGGCCGCGGCCACGACGGGCCACAGCGGCGGCCGACCGCGCGTGGTCATGCGCAAGGAGCTCTCGAGCGGGCGCTGA
- a CDS encoding ABC transporter substrate-binding protein — MSSLAPHRRRVLAATAGLAATALVLTACSGTDDEGGADGGDSGSGTSLTIGTTDKVTSLDPAGSYDNGSFAVQNQVFPFLMNTPYGSPDVEPDIAVSAEFTAPTEYTVTLKPDLKWANGHDLTASDVKFTFDRQLAIADENGPSSLLYNLESTEVVDDTTVVFHLKSENDQIFPQILSSPAGPIVDEEVMSADSLTPDNEIVDANAFAGQYVITSYAFNELVSYEAYDDYAGVLPAAKTSEVNVKYYADSSNLKLDIQEGNIDVAFRSLSATDVADLATDDNVKVVDGPGGEIRYIVFNFDTQPFGAKADGADPAKALAVRQAVAHLIDREPLSEQVYKGTYTPLYSYVPDGLTGATESLKGMYGDGDGGPDAAKAKAALEAAGVTTPVALSLQYSNDHYGPSSADEYALIKDQLEKDGLFAVDLQTTEWVQYSKDRTSDVYPSYQLGWFPDYSDADNYLTPFFLTENFLSNHYANQAVNDMILEQATTADADARTALLEGIQDAVAADLSTVPYLQGAQVAVVGTDVTGTEDTLDASFKFRYGALATS; from the coding sequence ATGTCCTCCCTCGCACCACATCGACGCCGCGTCCTCGCGGCGACCGCCGGACTCGCGGCGACCGCTCTCGTGCTGACCGCCTGCTCGGGCACCGACGACGAGGGCGGCGCCGACGGCGGCGACAGCGGCTCCGGCACCTCGCTCACCATCGGCACCACGGACAAGGTCACCTCGCTCGACCCGGCGGGCTCGTACGACAACGGCTCGTTCGCCGTGCAGAACCAGGTGTTCCCGTTCCTCATGAACACCCCCTACGGCAGCCCGGACGTCGAGCCCGACATCGCGGTCTCCGCTGAGTTCACGGCACCCACCGAGTACACGGTCACGCTCAAGCCCGACCTGAAGTGGGCCAACGGCCACGACCTGACGGCCTCGGACGTGAAGTTCACGTTCGACCGCCAGCTCGCGATCGCGGACGAGAACGGGCCGTCCTCGCTGCTCTACAACCTGGAGAGCACCGAGGTGGTCGACGACACCACCGTCGTGTTCCACCTGAAGTCCGAGAACGACCAGATCTTCCCGCAGATCCTGTCCAGCCCCGCGGGCCCGATCGTCGACGAGGAGGTCATGTCGGCCGACTCGCTGACCCCGGACAACGAGATCGTCGACGCGAACGCGTTCGCGGGCCAGTACGTCATCACCAGCTACGCGTTCAACGAGCTGGTCTCCTACGAGGCGTACGACGACTACGCGGGCGTGCTGCCGGCGGCCAAGACCTCCGAGGTCAACGTCAAGTACTACGCCGACTCGTCGAACCTCAAGCTGGACATCCAGGAGGGCAACATCGACGTGGCGTTCCGCAGCCTCTCGGCGACGGACGTCGCCGACCTGGCCACGGACGACAACGTCAAGGTCGTCGACGGTCCCGGCGGGGAGATCCGCTACATCGTCTTCAACTTCGACACGCAGCCGTTCGGAGCCAAGGCCGACGGCGCGGACCCGGCCAAGGCCCTCGCGGTCCGCCAGGCGGTCGCCCACCTGATCGACCGGGAGCCGCTGTCGGAGCAGGTCTACAAGGGCACCTACACGCCCCTGTACTCCTACGTGCCGGACGGCCTGACGGGTGCGACCGAGTCGCTCAAGGGCATGTACGGCGACGGCGACGGCGGTCCCGACGCCGCCAAGGCCAAGGCGGCGCTCGAGGCCGCGGGCGTCACGACCCCGGTCGCGCTGAGCCTGCAGTACTCGAACGACCACTACGGTCCCTCGTCGGCCGACGAGTACGCCCTCATCAAGGACCAGCTGGAGAAGGACGGCCTGTTCGCGGTCGACCTGCAGACCACCGAGTGGGTCCAGTACTCCAAGGACCGCACGTCGGACGTCTACCCGTCCTACCAGCTCGGCTGGTTCCCGGACTACTCCGACGCCGACAACTACCTCACGCCGTTCTTCCTCACGGAGAACTTCCTGTCCAACCACTACGCCAACCAGGCGGTCAACGACATGATCCTGGAGCAGGCGACGACGGCCGACGCCGACGCCCGCACCGCGCTCCTCGAGGGCATCCAGGACGCCGTGGCCGCGGACCTCTCGACGGTGCCGTACCTGCAGGGCGCCCAGGTGGCGGTCGTGGGCACGGACGTGACGGGCACCGAGGACACCCTCGACGCGTCGTTCAAGTTCCGCT